Proteins from one Acomys russatus chromosome 12, mAcoRus1.1, whole genome shotgun sequence genomic window:
- the Lrrc30 gene encoding leucine-rich repeat-containing protein 30, which produces MGAKQSRASSSDKDPKRLLVGKRQKFSSWDDTLLLGKDPRSLLKRGLRHVSFSLVTKGMTDIPDFLWGLLEVQKLNLSHNQLRVLPPEVGRLTRIVVLNLCGNRLKSLPREVSLLQSLKVLFLNMNCLAEVPAELSLCRNLEVLSVSHNCLSQLPASFADLSRLRKLNLSNNYFSHIPICVFSLKELDFLHVGSNRLENIAESIQCLAGLQIFIAESNSIHSFPRSLCLVTSLELLNLNDNDIQTLPDELYLLCRLGRIAWNPMDKGLHISHNPLSKPLPELVEGGLEMLYSYLKEKKHS; this is translated from the coding sequence atgGGGGCCAAACAGTCCAGGGCCAGCTCCAGTGACAAGGACCCCAAGAGGCTGCTGGTGGGAAAGAGGCAGAAGTTCTCTTCGTGGGACGACACCCTGCTCTTGGGGAAGGACCCACGGTCGCTGCTGAAGCGCGGCTTGAGGCATGTCAGCTTCAGCTTAGTCACTAAAGGAATGACAGACATCCCAGACTTCCTGTGGGGCTTGTTGGAAGTCCAGAAACTCAATCTGTCCCACAACCAGCTGCGAGTTCTCCCTCCTGAGGTGGGCAGGCTGACCCGGATAGTGGTCCTGAACCTGTGTGGCAATCGCCTCAAGAGCCTCCCCAGAGAAGTCAGCCTCCTCCAGAGCCTCAAGGTCCTGTTCCTCAACATGAACTGCCTGGCGGAGGTGCCTGCTGAACTCAGCCTGTGCAGGAACCTGGAAGTGCTGAGCGTGTCACACAACTGCCTGTCCCAACTCCCAGCCAGCTTTGCAGACCTCTCCAGGCTGCGGAAGCTGAACCTCAGCAACAACTATTTTTCTCATATCCCCATCTGCGTGTTCTCCTTGAAGGAGCTGGATTTCTTGCACGTGGGCTCCAACCGCCTGGAAAACATTGCCGAGAGCATCCAgtgcctggctggcctgcagATTTTCATCGCGGAGAGCAACAGCATCCACTCCTTCCCCAGGTCACTCTGTCTGGTCACCAGCCTGGAGCTACTAAACCTGAATGACAATGACATCCAGACCCTCCCAGATGAACTCTACTTGCTGTGCAGACTGGGGAGGATTGCGTGGAACCCCATGGACAAAGGGCTGCACATTTCCCATAACCCTTTATCCAAACCCCTGCCAGAGCTGGTGGAGGGAGGTTTGGAGATGCTCTACAGCTACCTGAAGGAGAAAAAGCACAGCTGA